From the genome of Eucalyptus grandis isolate ANBG69807.140 chromosome 2, ASM1654582v1, whole genome shotgun sequence, one region includes:
- the LOC104426373 gene encoding uncharacterized protein LOC104426373: MSEDGVHKTTFVISLIHSFPSNIMSKLCTICTAICSFFGSLATFILCTSSRISSSLRCTCHSTPCDSSCIPIVSTISSDLPTSTTFSHFFPTAYASPAFPPPPLAYPLRPSPPPPNPPVSYSGHYPLQPC; the protein is encoded by the exons atgtcAGAGGATGGAGTACATAAGACGACCTTTGTGATTTCTCTAATTCACTCGTTTCCCAGCAATATAAT GAGCAAGCTGTGCACCATCTGTACTGCCATATGTAGCTTCTTCGGCTCCTTAGCTACCTTCATACTCTGTACCTCCTCCCGCATCAGCTCCTCCTTACGGTGCACTTGTCATAGCACACCTTGTGACAGCTCCTGCATACCCATCGTATCCACCATATCCAGTGACCTACCCACCTCCACcacattttcccatttttttccaaCAGCCTATGCTTCTCCAGCATTCCCTCCTCCCCCTTTGGCTTATCCTCTGCGTCCATCTCCACCACCTCCCAACCCTCCTG TTTCTTATTCGGGGCATTATCCTCTACAACCCTGCTGA
- the LOC104426392 gene encoding LOW QUALITY PROTEIN: flap endonuclease 1 (The sequence of the model RefSeq protein was modified relative to this genomic sequence to represent the inferred CDS: inserted 2 bases in 1 codon) — translation MGIKGLTKLLADDAPKAMKEQKLESYFGRRIAVDASMSICQLLVVVGRKGTQMLTNEAGEVTSHLQGMFYQTIRLLEAGIKPVYVFDGPPPDLKKQELAKRFLKRADASEELAVAIVSQNKEDXEKFSKRTVKVTQQHNEECKRLLRLIGVPVVEATSEAEAQCAARCKAGKVYAIASEDMDSLTFGAPKFLRHLMDPSSRKVPVMEFEISKILEEMNLDMDQFIDLCILSGCDYCESI, via the exons ATGGGCATCAAG GGACTGACGAAGCTGCTGGCGGACGATGCCCCGAAGGCGATGAAGGAGCAGAAGCTGGAGAGCTACTTCGGCCGGAGGATCGCCGTCGATGCCAGCATGAGCATCTGTCAGCTCCTC GTTGTGGTTGGGAGGAAGGGGACTCAGATGCTCACCAACGAGGCTGGTGAAGTCACCAG TCATCTGCAAGGCATGTTTTACCAGACGATTAGGCTGTTGGAGGCGGGCATAAAGCCAGt CTACGTATTTGATGGTCCACCTCCTGATTTGAAGAAGCAAGAGCTGGCAAAACG TTTTTTGAAGAGGGCAGATGCCTCTGAGGAGTTGGCAGTAGCCATTGTG TCTCAAAACAAGGAAGA AGAGAAATTCAGTAAAAGAACTGTGAAG GTGACGCAACAGCACAATGAAGAGTGCAAAAGACTATTAAGGCTTATTGGTGTCCCAGTAGTTGAG GCTACTTCAGAAGCAGAGGCACAATGTGCTGCACGTTGCAAAGCTGGAAAG GTTTATGCGATTGCTTCTGAAGACATGGATTCCCTTACTTTTGGAGCTCCTAAATTTCTTCGCCATTTAATGGATCCCAGCTCAAGAAAAGTTCCAGTcatggaatttgaaatttccaaG ATCTTGGAGGAGATGAATTTGGATATGGATCAATTCATTGACCTGTGCATTCTCTCTGGATGTGATTATTGTGAAAGCATTTGA